In one window of Dermochelys coriacea isolate rDerCor1 chromosome 3, rDerCor1.pri.v4, whole genome shotgun sequence DNA:
- the C1D gene encoding nuclear nucleic acid-binding protein C1D isoform X1, which translates to MNVFLDMHIFYIGLEIKQHIPVSIVGVPISALMEMAEEDNSGEEYPNEIHDYLSAFEKSLGSVGDMLKTMMSVSRSELLEKLDPLEQAKLDLVSAYTLNSMFWVYLATQGINPKEHPVKQELERIRTYMNRVKEITDKKMASKLDKGAAARFVRNALWEPTPENNPKVKTSAKAKKRKMN; encoded by the exons ATGAATGTGTTCCTTGATATGCATATATTCTACATTGGTCTGGAGATTAAGCAGCATATACCTGTTAGTATAGTTGGAGTTCCTATATCTGCATTG ATGGAGATGGCAGAGGAAGATAATAGTGGGGAAGAATACCCAAATGAAATTCATGATTATCTGTCAGCATTTGAAAAGTCTCTTGGTTCTGTAGGTGACATGCTGAAGACTATGATGTCTGTTTCTAGGAGTGAGCTTCTTGAAAAG ttggaCCCTCTTGAACAAGCAAAATTGGATTTGGTTTCTGCATACACGTTAAATTCGATGTTTTGGG TATACCTGGCCACTCAAGGAATCAATCCCAAGGAACATCCAGTGAAACAAGAGCTG GAGAGAATAAGAACGTACATGAACAGAGTCAAAGAAATAACAGACAAGAAAATGGCGTCCAAACTGGATAAAGGAGCTGCAGCAAGATTTGTAAGAAATGCATTATGGGAACCAACACCTGAAAATAATCCTAAAGTGAAAACTTCTGCTAaggcaaaaaagagaaaaatgaactag
- the C1D gene encoding nuclear nucleic acid-binding protein C1D isoform X2 — MEMAEEDNSGEEYPNEIHDYLSAFEKSLGSVGDMLKTMMSVSRSELLEKLDPLEQAKLDLVSAYTLNSMFWVYLATQGINPKEHPVKQELERIRTYMNRVKEITDKKMASKLDKGAAARFVRNALWEPTPENNPKVKTSAKAKKRKMN, encoded by the exons ATGGAGATGGCAGAGGAAGATAATAGTGGGGAAGAATACCCAAATGAAATTCATGATTATCTGTCAGCATTTGAAAAGTCTCTTGGTTCTGTAGGTGACATGCTGAAGACTATGATGTCTGTTTCTAGGAGTGAGCTTCTTGAAAAG ttggaCCCTCTTGAACAAGCAAAATTGGATTTGGTTTCTGCATACACGTTAAATTCGATGTTTTGGG TATACCTGGCCACTCAAGGAATCAATCCCAAGGAACATCCAGTGAAACAAGAGCTG GAGAGAATAAGAACGTACATGAACAGAGTCAAAGAAATAACAGACAAGAAAATGGCGTCCAAACTGGATAAAGGAGCTGCAGCAAGATTTGTAAGAAATGCATTATGGGAACCAACACCTGAAAATAATCCTAAAGTGAAAACTTCTGCTAaggcaaaaaagagaaaaatgaactag